The proteins below are encoded in one region of Cololabis saira isolate AMF1-May2022 chromosome 13, fColSai1.1, whole genome shotgun sequence:
- the LOC133457950 gene encoding uncharacterized protein LOC133457950, which yields MVVSTVGSMVVSVVGSMVVSTVGSMVVSVVGSVVGSTVGSTVGSVVGSVVGSMVGSTVGSTVGSMVGSVVGSVVGSTVGSMVGSMVGSTVGSTVGSMVGSMVRSMVVSMVVPPCQASGPLATAATS from the coding sequence atggtggTGTCCACAGTGGGGTCCATGGTGGTGTCCGtggtggggtccatggtggTGTCCACAGTGGGGTCCATGGTGGTGTCCGTGGTGGGGTCCGTGGTGGGGTCCACAGTGGGGTCCACGGTGGGGTCCGTGGTGGGGTCCGtggtggggtccatggtggggtcCACAGTGGGGTCCACggtggggtccatggtggggtcCGTGGTGGGGTCCGTGGTGGGGTCCACggtggggtccatggtggggtccatggtggggtcCACGGTGGGGTCCACggtggggtccatggtggggtcCATGGTGAGGTCCATGGTGGTGTCCATGGTGGTGCCCCCCTGCCAAGCATCCGGGCCTCTGGCTACAGCAGCCACCTCCTGA